A single window of Cryptococcus neoformans var. neoformans JEC21 chromosome 3 sequence DNA harbors:
- a CDS encoding cytoplasm protein, putative, translating into MPPHMTQATELIDWIVSNGGYFHPSAKLQVDESTGLSVFADNTIKPEEKLVSCPFSLAVTSELATQAVCEIAGVEKGQLIWPKGHAKEGKPWNERMRIGAYLGFHWIYQERPETEWPRSLVHKTYLASLPPASNLSTPLYFTESELQLLSGSNLLGAVEDRRKEWSAESAALRSVLKEDGLTWERYLATATYMSSRAFPSKLLDLPPDGEMTPQPTRIDGVSKPALLPGVDIFNHARGQPILWLSSLVSIPNGSRGVPSISLVSSSVCESGSQLFNNYGAKPNEELLLGYGFVLDSNPDDIVNLRLGIASLPEPINERLQSKGLDARERFELRRNGEVDKRLLEIMRVLLGGGNVEDEVDDDDEHALHEKEEREMQLELDVLGMLGGMLEDKLEKLRTGSQIKVVDAREEVRRMCAVYRQGQMDILNAAMDKLSDRIERIESLMDEGMGGCPCCS; encoded by the exons ATGCCACCTCACATGACACAGGCCACAGAGCTAATTGACTGGATTGTCTCGAACGGAGGTTATTTCCATCCCTCTGCAAAGCTCCAA GTAGATGAGTCAACAGGACTGTCTGTATTCGCAGACAATACCATAAAGCCTGAGGAGAAATTAGTATCCTGtcctttttcccttgctGTGACTTCTGAGCTTGCCACACAAGCCGTGTGCGAGATTGCAGGAGTTGAAAAAGGGCAGCTGATTTGGCCCAAAGGCCATGCTAAAGAAGGGAAGCCATGGAACGAAAGGATGAGAATCGGTGCATATCTGGGGTTTCATTGGATTTATCAGGAGAGACCCGAGAC AGAATGGCCGCGATCATTGGTGCATAAGACATACTTGGCATCGTTGCCCCCAGCGTCAAATCTATCTACACCGTTGTACTTCACCGAATCAGAACTGCAGTTGTTGTCCGGCAGTAATCTTCTCGGCGCAGTAGAGGATCGCAGGAAAGAGTGGTCTGCTGAGTCAGCAGCGTTGAGGTCCGttttgaaagaggatggttTGACATG GGAGAGATATCTGGCCACTGCTACTTATATGTCCTCACGAGCATTCCCCTCTAAATTACTCGATCTCCCTCCAGACGGTGAGATGACTCCTCAGCCCACCAGAATTGACGGGGTTTCGAAacctgctcttctccccgGTGTGGATATCTTCAATC ACGCTCGTGGCCAACCCATTCTTTGGCTCTCATCATTGGTGTCTATTCCCAACGGCTCGCGAGGGGTCCCTTCAATTTCCCTTGTTTCTTCATCAGTTTGTGAATCTGGTTCACAGTTGTTCAACAATTATGGTGCAAAGCCAAACGAAGAACTTTTACTTGGGTATGGTTTCGTACTTGACTCTAATCCGGACGATATTGTCAACCTTCGATTAGGAATTGCTTCCTTACCAGAACCCATTAATGAAAGGCTACAGTCCAAAGGTCTCGATGCCAGAGAGCGATTTGAGCTGAGAAGAAATGGGGAGGTCGATAAGCGTTTGTTGGAAATCATGAGGGTGTTATTAGGTGGTGGGAACGTAGAAgatgaagtggatgatgatgatgaacatGCCTTGcatgaaaaggaggagagagaaatgcagcttgagcttgatgtGCTAGGCATGCTGGGCGGGATGCTGGAGGATAAATTGGAGAAACTTAGAACCGGGAGCCAAATTAAAGTGGTGGACGCAAGAGAGGAGGTGCGGAGGATGTGCGCCGTGTATCGGCAAG GTCAAATGGACATACTCAATGCTGCCATGGATAAGCTTTCTGATCGTATTGAACGGATAGAGAGTTTGATGGATGAGGGTATGGGGGGATGCCCTTGTTGTTCATAG
- a CDS encoding folic acid and derivative biosynthesis-related protein, putative yields MPPDTITISSLTLHLPHGLGPSAFHLTPSPPCPALLSLTIHLVPNSVSATAAGDSMAGLGVNYSSVSKAVYALANDAEKVWSGPWELMRAVSAIPLGFDDVQSVDIRLGLPKALLHALEAVYKASYAKNGEETGRSCTIRDLKVVCIVGLHEHERKEKQRLELDVKVRGGDWNVWGHKGFADEIYDFVSNSAYGTIESLNHELGQHLLKSRYLGDPTQSHLEITIRKPSAIPFATPSITIHRSQADYAPSLPSGTACNAPREALERVFVAVGSNIGDRVANITRAVSLLEEAGCKLLGTSRLYESEPMYVEDQDRFINGVIELATPLEPLEVLRLLKHIEKAVGRTKTFTNGPRVIDLDLVFYGHRVVKIGNETDEEDEHGIKWLECPHKRLREREFVLRPLADIDPEFTHPALRRSVGQLLASLPTTFPPSLSPIIPLHSHSSPLRLSIPASPYIMAIFNTTPDSFSDGDPARTNVEYALAACEKLLKGPEPPAILDIGGMSTRPGSEPCSEEDELSRVIPLVKAIRSSSNPIVASIPISVDTYRPSVAKAAVEAGASIINDVRGGQEPGMLRVMAEADVPVVLMHSRGDSKTMIAADVQDYDSHGGVIKGVIQEMRVLVEQALKSGVKRWNIILDPGLGFAKSSSQSLTLLKHLPDLVLPGTGLERLPMLVGASRKGFVGQTIKRAVPKERSFGDAAVSGWCASSGVVDILRVHEPREMAEVVKMACAIRDAE; encoded by the exons ATGCCCCCGGATACGATaaccatctcatctctcacACTTCACCTGCCACACGGCCTAGGTCCGTCCGCCTTTCACCTCACCCCGTCCCCTCCCTGTCCagcccttctctccctcacAATTCACCTCGTCCCCAACTCTGTCTCTGCCACCGCCGCAGGGGACTCCATGGCAGGCCTTGGAGTAAACTACTCTTCAGTATCCAAAGCGGTATATGCCCTTGCGAATGATGCCGAAAAGGTATGGAGCGGACCATGGGAGCTGATGCGCGCTGTCAGTGCCATCCCGCTAGGGTTTGATGATGTCCAGAGCGTAGATATCCGTCTAGGCCTTCCAAAGGCACTGCTACATGCTCTAGAAGCTGTGTACAAGGCGTCCTATGCCAAAAATGGCGAAGAAACCGGCAGGAGCTGTACAATCCGGGACTTGAAGGTAGTGTGTATTGTGGGACTACATGAGCatgagagaaaagagaagcagaggcTGGAGTTGGATGTCAAGGTCAGAGGAGGCGACTGGAATGTTTGGGGACACAAGGGATTTGCAGATGAAATATACGAC TTTGTGAGCAACTCGGCTTACGGAACTATCGAATCGCTGAACCACGAACTGGGACAACATCTTCTGAAGAGTCGCTATCTGGGGGATCCCACTCAATCTCATCTAGAAATTACAATCAGGAAACCATCGGCAATACCTTTCGCTACTCCAAGCATCACGATTCATCGCTCACAGGCCGACTATGCGCCAAGTCTACCATCTGGCACCGCTTGCAATGCGCCACGCGAAGCCCTTGAGAGGGTATTCGTGGCTGTCGGCTCCAATATCGGTGACAGAGTAGCCAACATCACAAGAGCCGTAAGCCTTTTAGAGGAGGCTGGATGTAAATTGCTAGGTACTAGTAGACTGTACGAGAGTGAACCGATGTATGTGGAAGATCAGGACCGGTTCATCAATGGTGTCATTGAG CTAGCTACACCACTTGAGCCCTTGGAAGTTCTTCGATTGCTCAAACACATAGAGAAAGCTGTCGGGCGTACAAAGACATTCACGAATGGTCCTCGAGTCATCGATCTAGATTTGGTCTTTTATGGTCACCGAGTGGTTAAAATTGGCAACGAAactgatgaggaagatgaacatGGGATCAAATGGTTAGAATGCCCTCACAAAAGACTACGTGAGCGAGAGTTTGTTTTGAGGCCGCTGGCCGA cATTGATCCAGAGTTCACGCACCCTGCGCTTCGCCGATCCGTCGGCCAGCTTCTCGCCAGTCTTCCAACCACGTTTCCgccatctctttcacctATAATCCCCTTACACTCTcactcttctccccttAGGCTTTCCATCCCTGCCTCCCCATACATCATGGCCATCTTCAATACAACACCAGATTCATTTTCTGATGGCGATCCCGCCAGGACGAATGTCGAATATGCGCTCGCCGCTTGCGAAAAGCTGTTAAAAGGACCTGAGCCTCCGGCTATTCTCGACATTGGGGGAATGTCCACGCGCCCAGGTTCTGAACCCTGttcagaggaagacgagctCAGTCGCGTTATCCCACTTGTCAAAGCCATCCGATCATCAAGTAATCCCATCGTTGCATCGATTCCGATATCAGTTGACACTTATCGACCGTCAGTTGCCAAGGCTGCTGTTGAAGCTGGTGCATCCATCATTAACGACGTCCGTGGCGGACAAGAGCCAGGAATGTTGCGGGTCATGGCAGAAGCAGACGTTCCTGTTGTTCTGATGCATTCTAGGGGTGATTCAAAAACCATGATTGCAGCGGATGTCCAGGATTATGATAGCCACGGAGGTGTCATCAAGGGTGTGATACAGGAGATGAGGGTCTTGGTAGAGCAGGCCTTGAAGTCTGGCGTCAAACGATGGAATATCATCCTCGATCCTGGCTTGGGCTTTGCCAAGTCTTCCTCTCAAAGCTTAACATTGCTCAAACACCTGCCTGATCTTGTCCTTCCAGGGACcggactggagagactTCCGATGTTAGTAGGTGCCAGCAGAAAGGGATTTGTAGGTCAGACCATAAAACGGGCTGTACCAAAAGAGAGGAGTTTTGGAGATGCGGCTGTCAGCGGTTGGTGCGCTTCCAGTGGAGTTGTGGACATCTTAAGAGTCCATGAGCCTAGAGAGATGGCTGAAGTTGTAAAAATGGCATGTGCTATTAGGGATGCAGAGTAG
- a CDS encoding dephospho-CoA kinase, putative → MLIVGLTGGIASGKSTVSKLLSERHHLPIIDADLIAREVIEPGTSGYSLVVSHFGPDRILQEDGVSLDRGAIGDIIFHDPEERKWLNGVVHPRVKKEMVKRIIRYWLNGEWCVIVDVPLLIEAGMWKWVGDTVVVYVNERLQLSRLLGRQSNPPLTQSQASSRIASQLPLSAKLSYATSVIDNSGSFSDLNDQVDRTVAKWKAQQGGDSGWWWRVCWLVPPVGLAAGALSLLAVWRKGKKDRRRGRGEVSRRDNSEQASERIELMELKGGRRRTASGSVTDEE, encoded by the exons ATGTTGA TCGTCGGTCTTACCGGCGGCATCGCTTCCG GCAAATCAACCGTCTCCAAACTGCTCTCTGAAagacatcatcttccgatTATAGATGCTGATCTCATTGCTCGCGAGGTCATTGAGCCTGGCACATCCGGTTACTCCCTCGTTGTCTCACACTTTGGCCCTGACCGCATCTTGCAGGAAGACGGAGTATCGCTCGATAGAGGAGCTATAGGTGATATCATATTTCATGATCctgaggaaagaaagtggTTGAATGGGGTCGTGCACccgagggtgaagaaggaaatggtcAAACGGATCATAAGATATTGGCTAAATGGGGAATGGTGTGTGATCGTCGATGTGCCGCTATTGATTGAAGCGGGTATGTGGAAGTGGGTGGGGGATACTGTCGTGGTATATGT CAATGAGCGTCTCCAGCTGTCGCGCCTCCTCGGTCGCCAATCTAATCCTCCTTTGACCCAATCCCAAGCTTCAAGCCGAATTGCATCTCAGTTACCACTGTCGGCCAAGCTTTCCTACGCCACGTCTGTCATTGACAATTCCGGTTCATTTTCAGACCTGAACGACCAGGTCGATAGGACGGTTGCCAAGTGGAAGGCACAGCAAGGCGGAGATTCAggttggtggtggagggttTGCTGGTTAGTACCGCCCGTGGGGCTAGCAGCTGGTGCATTGAGCTTGCTAGCTgtttggaggaagggcaaaaaagacaggaggagagggagaggagaggtCTCAAGGAGGGACAATTCCGAGCAAGCATCAGAAAGGATAGAGCTCATGGAACTGAAGGGGGGAAGACGGAGAACTGCGAGTGGGAGTGTCACGGACGAAGAATAA